One window of the Enterobacter huaxiensis genome contains the following:
- the dkgB gene encoding 2,5-didehydrogluconate reductase DkgB has protein sequence MTIPVFGLGTFRLKDDVVIASVKTALELGYRAVDTAQIYENEAAVGQAIEESGVPRSELFITTKIWIENLSKDKLIPSLKESLKKLRTDYVDLTLIHWPSPNDVVSVEEFMQALLEAKKEGLIREIGISNFTIPLMERAIASVGAENIATNQIELSPYLQNRKVVDWAKQHGIHITSYMTLAYGKALKDDVIARIAEKHNATAAQVILAWAIGEGYAVIPSSTKRENLASNLLALDLKLDEADKKAIAALDCNDRLVSPEGLAPDWD, from the coding sequence ATGACGATCCCTGTATTTGGTCTGGGTACTTTCCGCCTGAAAGACGACGTTGTAATTGCATCTGTAAAAACCGCACTGGAACTGGGCTATCGTGCCGTTGATACAGCGCAAATCTATGAAAACGAAGCTGCTGTTGGCCAGGCTATCGAAGAGAGCGGCGTGCCGCGTAGCGAACTTTTTATCACCACTAAAATCTGGATTGAGAATCTCAGCAAAGACAAGCTCATCCCAAGTCTGAAAGAGAGCCTCAAAAAGCTGCGTACCGATTACGTTGATCTGACGTTGATCCACTGGCCGTCGCCAAACGATGTTGTTTCAGTAGAAGAGTTCATGCAGGCGCTTCTGGAAGCGAAGAAAGAGGGTTTAATACGAGAAATTGGTATTTCCAACTTCACGATCCCTCTGATGGAAAGAGCGATTGCTTCTGTTGGTGCAGAAAACATAGCGACCAACCAGATCGAGTTGTCCCCATACCTGCAAAACCGCAAGGTGGTGGACTGGGCAAAACAGCACGGTATCCACATTACCTCTTACATGACGCTGGCTTACGGTAAGGCATTGAAAGATGACGTTATTGCACGCATTGCAGAGAAACATAACGCCACTGCTGCGCAGGTGATCCTGGCCTGGGCGATCGGTGAAGGTTACGCTGTGATCCCTTCATCAACCAAGCGTGAAAATCTGGCAAGCAACCTGCTTGCGTTGGATCTCAAGCTGGACGAAGCAGACAAAAAAGCGATCGCTGCACTGGATTGCAACGATCGTCTGGTGAGCCCGGAAGGGTTAGCGCCAGACTGGGATTAA
- a CDS encoding methionine ABC transporter permease MetI produces the protein MSEPMIWLLVRGVWETLAMTFVSGFFGFVIGLPVGVLLYVTRPGQIIENAKLYRTLSALVNIFRSIPFIILLVWMIPFTRVIVGTSIGLQAAIVPLTVGAAPFIARMVENALLEIPTGLIEASRAMGATPMQIVRKVLLPEALPGLVNAATITLITLVGYSAMGGAVGAGGLGQIGYQYGYIGYNATVMNTVLVLLVVLVYLIQFSGDRIVRAVTHK, from the coding sequence ATGTCTGAGCCGATGATTTGGCTGCTGGTTCGCGGCGTTTGGGAAACGCTGGCAATGACCTTCGTATCGGGTTTCTTCGGTTTTGTGATTGGACTGCCGGTAGGCGTGCTGCTGTACGTCACGCGCCCGGGTCAAATCATTGAAAACGCGAAACTGTATCGCACCCTCTCTGCGCTGGTGAACATCTTCCGTTCTATCCCGTTCATTATTCTGCTGGTATGGATGATTCCATTTACCCGCGTGATCGTCGGGACGTCTATTGGCCTGCAGGCGGCCATCGTTCCGCTGACCGTTGGCGCTGCGCCGTTTATCGCCCGCATGGTGGAAAATGCCCTGCTGGAGATCCCAACCGGTCTTATCGAAGCCTCTCGCGCAATGGGCGCCACGCCGATGCAGATTGTGCGCAAAGTTCTGCTGCCTGAAGCGCTGCCGGGTCTCGTTAACGCAGCAACCATCACGCTCATCACGCTGGTTGGTTATTCTGCAATGGGCGGTGCCGTTGGCGCAGGCGGTTTAGGTCAGATTGGTTACCAGTACGGCTATATTGGTTATAACGCTACCGTAATGAATACCGTTCTGGTATTGCTGGTTGTTCTGGTTTACTTAATTCAATTCTCTGGCGATCGTATCGTCCGGGCTGTTACTCACAAATAA
- the metN gene encoding methionine ABC transporter ATP-binding protein MetN, whose amino-acid sequence MIKLSNITKVFQQGNRSIQALNNVSLHVPAGQIYGVIGASGAGKSTMIRCVNLLERPTQGSVEVGGQELTALSEKELTKARRQIGMIFQHFNLLASRTVFGNVALPLELDNTPKEEVKRRVTELLDLVGLGDKHDSYPANLSGGQKQRVAIARALASNPNVLLCDEATSALDPATTRSILELLKDINRRLGLTILLITHEMDVVKRICDCVAVISNGELIEQDTVSEVFSHPKTPLAQQFIQSTLHLDIPEDYLERLKAEAAADSVPMLRMEFTGQSVDAPLLSETARRFNVNNNIISAQMDYAGGVKFGIMLTEMHGTQEETQAAIAWLQEHHVKVEVLGYV is encoded by the coding sequence ATGATTAAACTTTCCAATATCACCAAAGTGTTCCAGCAGGGGAACCGATCCATTCAGGCGCTGAACAACGTCAGCCTGCATGTTCCTGCTGGTCAAATTTATGGCGTCATTGGCGCATCGGGTGCAGGTAAAAGTACGATGATCCGTTGTGTTAACCTGCTTGAACGTCCAACCCAGGGCAGCGTAGAAGTGGGCGGTCAGGAACTTACCGCCCTCTCAGAGAAAGAACTCACCAAAGCGCGCCGCCAGATTGGCATGATCTTCCAGCACTTTAACCTGCTGGCTTCCCGCACCGTTTTTGGCAACGTTGCTTTGCCGCTGGAGCTGGACAACACGCCTAAAGAAGAAGTGAAGCGTCGGGTCACTGAACTGCTGGACCTGGTCGGTCTGGGCGATAAACATGATAGCTACCCGGCGAACCTGTCCGGTGGGCAAAAGCAGCGTGTTGCCATTGCCCGCGCGCTGGCAAGTAATCCTAACGTGCTGCTGTGTGATGAAGCGACGAGCGCACTGGATCCGGCGACTACGCGTTCTATTCTCGAACTGTTGAAAGACATTAACCGTCGCCTGGGCCTGACGATCCTCCTTATTACGCACGAGATGGATGTAGTGAAACGCATCTGTGACTGCGTGGCGGTCATCAGCAACGGTGAACTGATCGAGCAGGACACGGTAAGCGAAGTGTTCTCGCATCCGAAGACGCCGCTGGCTCAGCAGTTTATTCAGTCCACGCTGCATCTGGATATTCCGGAAGATTATCTGGAGCGCTTGAAAGCAGAAGCGGCAGCAGACAGCGTTCCGATGCTGCGCATGGAGTTCACCGGTCAGTCCGTTGATGCCCCGCTGCTTTCAGAAACCGCGCGTCGCTTTAACGTGAACAACAACATCATCAGCGCGCAGATGGATTACGCCGGTGGCGTGAAGTTCGGCATCATGCTGACGGAAATGCACGGTACACAGGAAGAAACCCAGGCTGCAATTGCCTGGCTGCAAGAACATCATGTAAAAGTAGAGGTACTGGGTTATGTCTGA
- the mltD gene encoding murein transglycosylase D, whose product MKAKAILLASVLLVGCQSQNGSNVQQHAQSLSAAGQGEAGKFTSQARWLDDGTSFAQEQDLWASIGDELKMGIPENTRIREQKQKYLRNKSYLHDVTLRAEPYMYWIAGQVKKRNMPMELVLLPIVESAFDPHATSGANAAGIWQIIPSTGRNYGLKQTRSYDARRDVVASTTAALDMMQRLNKMFDGDWLLTIAAYNSGEGRVMKAMKANKARGKSTDFWSLSLPQETKIYVPKMLALSDILKNSKRYGVQLPTPDESRALARVRLSSPVDIQQVADMTGMSVSKLKTFNAGVKGSTLGATGPRYVMVPQKHAEQLRESLASGEIAAVQSTLIADTSPVSSRSYKVRSGDTLSGIASRLGVNAKELQQWNNLRSSGLKVGQTLTVGAGSSAQRLAKNSDSITYRVRKGDSLSSIAKRHGVNIKDVMRWNDGTDNLQPGDQLTLFVKNSATPDS is encoded by the coding sequence ATGAAGGCAAAAGCGATATTACTCGCCTCTGTCCTGCTTGTAGGTTGCCAGTCGCAAAACGGCAGCAACGTACAACAGCACGCACAGAGCCTTTCTGCAGCTGGTCAAGGGGAAGCAGGGAAGTTTACAAGTCAGGCGCGATGGTTGGACGATGGGACATCTTTCGCGCAGGAACAAGACTTGTGGGCCTCTATTGGCGACGAGCTAAAGATGGGAATTCCGGAAAACACCCGGATTCGCGAACAGAAACAGAAGTATTTGAGAAATAAGAGCTATCTCCACGATGTAACGTTACGGGCAGAGCCGTATATGTACTGGATAGCCGGGCAAGTTAAGAAACGTAACATGCCTATGGAGCTGGTACTCCTACCCATAGTGGAGAGCGCTTTTGACCCACACGCAACGTCTGGCGCCAATGCCGCAGGCATTTGGCAGATCATTCCGAGCACAGGGCGCAATTATGGTTTGAAACAGACCCGCAGCTACGATGCGCGTCGTGATGTTGTCGCTTCAACGACAGCCGCTCTCGACATGATGCAACGTCTGAACAAGATGTTTGACGGTGACTGGTTGTTAACGATCGCTGCGTATAATAGCGGTGAAGGTCGTGTAATGAAGGCAATGAAAGCGAACAAAGCGCGTGGAAAATCCACCGATTTCTGGTCACTGTCACTGCCTCAGGAAACGAAGATTTACGTACCGAAGATGCTGGCATTGAGTGATATTCTCAAGAACAGCAAGCGTTACGGTGTACAACTGCCAACACCAGACGAAAGTCGTGCACTGGCGCGCGTTCGCCTCAGCAGCCCGGTTGATATTCAACAGGTTGCCGATATGACGGGCATGTCGGTAAGTAAACTGAAAACCTTTAATGCAGGCGTTAAAGGCTCAACCCTGGGAGCAACTGGCCCGCGGTATGTGATGGTTCCGCAGAAACATGCAGAGCAATTACGTGAGTCTTTGGCTTCGGGTGAAATTGCTGCCGTTCAGTCAACGCTGATCGCAGATACTTCGCCGGTAAGCAGCCGCAGTTATAAGGTCCGTTCAGGTGATACGCTCTCGGGCATTGCTTCACGTTTAGGCGTGAATGCGAAAGAGCTACAGCAGTGGAATAATCTGCGCAGTTCTGGTCTGAAGGTGGGTCAAACACTGACGGTGGGTGCGGGTAGCAGCGCACAGCGACTGGCCAAAAACAGCGATAGCATTACCTATCGCGTGCGTAAGGGTGATTCTCTGTCCAGTATTGCCAAACGTCACGGCGTGAACATCAAAGATGTCATGCGCTGGAATGATGGTACTGACAATCTGCAGCCAGGCGACCAGCTCACGCTGTTTGTTAAAAACAGCGCTACGCCAGATTCCTGA
- a CDS encoding endonuclease/exonuclease/phosphatase family protein, with protein MRKNTYAMRYVAGMPAERIMPPGSFASISQALPAGTPLSSDEKIRVLVWNIFKQQRAEWLSVLKNFGKDAHLVLLQEAQTTPELVRFATTNYLAADQVPAFVLPQHPSGVMTLSAAHPVYCCPLREREPILRLAKSALVTVYPLPDTRMLMVVNIHAVNFSLGVDVYSKQLLPIGDQIAHHSGPIIMAGDFNAWSRPRMNALYRFAREMSLREVRFSDDQRKKAFGRPLDFVFYRGLSVHDASVLVTRASDHNPLLVEFSPGKPDK; from the coding sequence GTGCGAAAGAATACCTATGCCATGCGTTATGTTGCTGGAATGCCCGCGGAGAGAATTATGCCTCCGGGATCATTTGCGAGCATCAGCCAGGCATTGCCCGCCGGTACACCGCTAAGCAGCGATGAAAAAATTCGGGTGCTGGTGTGGAACATCTTTAAACAACAGCGCGCGGAGTGGTTATCCGTGCTCAAGAATTTTGGCAAAGATGCCCATCTGGTTCTGCTGCAGGAGGCGCAAACGACGCCGGAGCTGGTCAGGTTTGCAACGACTAACTATCTTGCCGCCGATCAGGTGCCTGCGTTCGTCTTACCGCAGCATCCCTCAGGGGTGATGACTCTGTCAGCCGCGCATCCGGTCTACTGCTGCCCGCTGCGAGAGCGCGAGCCTATCCTGCGCCTTGCCAAGTCGGCGCTGGTAACAGTCTATCCTTTGCCGGATACTCGAATGCTGATGGTCGTAAATATCCACGCGGTGAACTTCAGCCTCGGCGTGGATGTGTATAGTAAGCAGTTACTTCCCATTGGCGATCAGATTGCGCATCACAGCGGGCCTATCATTATGGCCGGTGACTTCAATGCCTGGAGTCGCCCGCGTATGAATGCGCTGTACCGCTTTGCGCGCGAAATGTCGCTGCGTGAAGTCCGTTTTAGCGATGACCAGCGCAAGAAAGCCTTTGGTCGCCCTCTCGATTTCGTCTTCTATCGTGGTTTGAGCGTGCACGATGCCTCCGTTCTGGTGACGCGCGCCTCCGATCACAATCCACTACTAGTAGAATTCAGTCCCGGCAAACCTGATAAGTAA
- the gmhB gene encoding D-glycero-beta-D-manno-heptose 1,7-bisphosphate 7-phosphatase, protein MAKSVPAIFLDRDGTINVDHGYVHEIDEFEFIEGVIDAMRQLKEMGYALVVVTNQSGIARGKFTEAQFETLTEWMDWSLADRGVDLDGIYYCPHHPQGTVEEYRQACDCRKPHPGMFISAQEFLQIDMAASYMVGDKLEDMQAAAAAGVGTKILVRTGKPVTPEAENAADWVINSLAELPKEIKKHQK, encoded by the coding sequence GTGGCAAAATCAGTACCCGCAATTTTTCTCGATCGTGATGGCACGATTAATGTGGATCATGGTTACGTGCATGAGATTGATGAGTTCGAGTTTATCGAAGGCGTAATAGATGCCATGCGCCAGCTGAAAGAGATGGGCTATGCGTTGGTGGTCGTAACGAACCAGTCGGGCATTGCACGCGGTAAATTCACCGAGGCGCAGTTCGAGACGCTCACGGAATGGATGGACTGGTCGTTGGCTGACCGCGGTGTGGATCTCGATGGTATCTACTATTGCCCGCATCACCCACAGGGAACAGTAGAAGAGTATCGCCAGGCGTGTGACTGCCGTAAGCCACATCCCGGGATGTTCATCTCTGCGCAGGAGTTCCTGCAGATTGATATGGCTGCTTCTTATATGGTGGGCGACAAACTGGAAGATATGCAGGCAGCAGCAGCTGCTGGTGTTGGAACCAAAATATTAGTTCGCACCGGTAAACCCGTAACGCCAGAAGCAGAAAATGCAGCGGATTGGGTGATTAATAGTCTGGCTGAGTTGCCAAAAGAGATTAAAAAGCACCAAAAATAG
- the yafC gene encoding DNA-binding transcriptional regulator YafC, whose translation MKATSEELTIFVAVVESGSFSRAAEQLGQANSAVSRSVKKLEMKLGVSLLNRTTRQLSLTEEGERYFRRVQSVLQEMAAAETEIMETRSTPRGLLRIDAATPVVLHFLMPLIKPFRERYPEMTLSLVSSETFINLIERKVDVAIRAGTLTDSSLRARPLFASYRKIIASPQYISEHGSPETVEELKQHMCLGFTEPVLLNTWPVACHDGQLHEITCGISSNSGETLKQLCLTGNGIACLSDYMIDKEIARGELVELMADKRLPVEMPFSAVYYSDRAVSTRIRAFIDFLSEHIKTAPEGAV comes from the coding sequence ATGAAAGCAACGTCGGAAGAGCTGACTATCTTTGTCGCCGTCGTCGAAAGCGGCAGCTTTAGCCGCGCAGCAGAACAGCTGGGGCAGGCTAATTCGGCCGTTAGCCGCTCGGTGAAAAAGCTGGAGATGAAGCTTGGGGTTAGCCTGCTTAACCGCACGACGCGCCAGCTGAGCCTGACGGAGGAAGGAGAGCGCTATTTTAGACGCGTGCAGTCTGTTCTGCAGGAGATGGCTGCTGCCGAAACGGAGATTATGGAGACACGGAGCACGCCGCGCGGGCTGTTGCGCATCGATGCTGCAACGCCTGTTGTACTGCACTTTCTGATGCCGCTAATAAAACCCTTCCGCGAACGCTATCCGGAGATGACGTTATCTTTAGTCTCCTCCGAAACGTTTATCAACCTCATCGAACGTAAGGTCGATGTCGCGATCCGGGCAGGAACCCTAACGGACTCAAGCTTGCGCGCCCGCCCCCTCTTTGCCAGCTATCGTAAAATTATTGCATCACCACAGTATATTTCTGAGCATGGAAGTCCCGAGACGGTGGAAGAATTGAAGCAGCATATGTGCCTTGGCTTCACGGAGCCTGTCTTACTGAATACCTGGCCCGTTGCCTGCCATGACGGGCAGCTTCATGAAATCACGTGTGGCATATCATCAAACAGCGGGGAAACGCTAAAGCAGCTTTGCCTCACCGGGAATGGTATTGCCTGCCTGTCGGATTACATGATCGATAAGGAGATCGCGCGCGGTGAGCTTGTGGAGCTGATGGCCGATAAGCGCCTGCCGGTTGAGATGCCTTTTAGTGCGGTCTATTACAGTGACAGAGCGGTAAGTACACGTATACGCGCTTTTATCGACTTTCTGAGCGAGCATATAAAAACAGCTCCCGAAGGAGCTGTATGA
- a CDS encoding class I SAM-dependent methyltransferase, with protein sequence MTTTTHSHHDNVEKQFGSQASAYLSSAVHASGRDLIRLGERLAAFPEAQVLDLGCGAGHASFTAALQVAHVTAYDLSSQMLEVVAEAAKAKGLNNVATRQGYAESLPFEDASFDVVISRYSAHHWHDVGQALREVKRVLKPGGVCIIMDVMSPGHPVRDIWLQTVEALRDTSHVQNYSSGQWLSLITEAGLISRSLITDRLPLEFSSWIARMRTPEALSQAIRMYQDSASGEVKAYFELQDDGSFTSDTIMVEAQKAG encoded by the coding sequence ATGACAACAACAACACACTCCCATCATGACAACGTAGAAAAACAGTTTGGCTCACAGGCCAGTGCGTATCTCAGCAGCGCCGTGCATGCTTCTGGCCGCGATCTCATAAGGCTCGGTGAGCGCCTGGCGGCCTTCCCGGAGGCACAGGTGCTGGATTTAGGCTGCGGAGCAGGGCACGCCAGCTTTACTGCCGCACTGCAGGTAGCCCACGTCACCGCGTACGATCTCTCCAGCCAGATGCTGGAGGTAGTGGCGGAGGCTGCAAAAGCCAAAGGGTTAAACAACGTCGCTACGCGCCAGGGTTATGCAGAATCGTTACCCTTCGAGGATGCGTCATTTGACGTTGTCATTAGCCGCTACTCCGCACACCACTGGCATGATGTCGGGCAGGCGCTGCGTGAAGTCAAACGCGTGCTTAAGCCGGGCGGGGTCTGCATTATTATGGACGTGATGTCGCCGGGTCATCCGGTTCGGGATATCTGGCTGCAAACGGTTGAAGCCCTGCGCGATACATCCCACGTGCAAAATTACTCCAGCGGGCAGTGGTTATCATTGATTACCGAGGCAGGTTTAATTTCACGCTCATTGATAACCGATCGCTTACCGCTGGAGTTCAGCTCATGGATCGCGCGTATGCGTACGCCAGAAGCGTTAAGCCAGGCTATTCGAATGTATCAGGACAGCGCATCAGGGGAAGTGAAGGCTTACTTTGAATTGCAGGATGACGGTTCGTTTACCAGCGATACCATCATGGTTGAAGCACAAAAAGCAGGCTAA
- a CDS encoding MFS transporter: protein MPLALLALTISAFAIGTTEFVIVGLVPTIANQLAISLPSAGLLVSIYALGVAVGAPVLTALTGRFPRKQLLVALMALFTAGNILAWQAPDYATLVIARLLTGLAHGVFFSIGSTIATSLVPKEKAASAIALMFGGLTVALVTGVPLGTFIGQHFGWRETFLAVSLLGVIALVGSVLLVPSNIPGRASASLSDQLKVLTHPRLLLIYAVTALGYGGVFTAFTFLAPMMQDLAGFSPSAVSWILLGYGISVAVGNIWGGKLADKHGAVPALKFIFAALVVLLMVFQFTASMQYAALVTVLVMGIFAFGNVPGLQVYVVQKAELYTPNAVDVASGLNIAAFNIGIALGSVIGGQTVEHFGLTQTPWIGAVIVLVAFLLIGVSGRLDKPARVALG, encoded by the coding sequence ATGCCACTGGCGCTACTTGCCCTGACGATCAGTGCCTTTGCAATTGGCACGACCGAATTTGTTATCGTTGGACTGGTTCCTACCATCGCTAACCAACTTGCTATTTCCCTGCCTTCTGCCGGTTTGCTGGTTTCTATCTACGCCCTGGGCGTGGCTGTCGGCGCGCCTGTACTGACGGCGCTGACCGGACGATTCCCGCGTAAGCAGCTTCTGGTTGCTCTGATGGCGCTTTTCACCGCGGGCAATATTCTGGCCTGGCAGGCACCGGACTACGCCACGCTGGTGATCGCCCGCCTGCTTACCGGCCTTGCACACGGCGTGTTTTTCTCGATCGGTTCTACTATAGCGACCAGTCTGGTGCCTAAAGAGAAAGCAGCATCGGCCATTGCACTTATGTTCGGTGGGCTGACCGTTGCGCTGGTTACCGGCGTGCCGTTAGGGACGTTTATAGGCCAACACTTCGGCTGGCGCGAAACCTTCCTGGCCGTGTCGTTGCTGGGCGTTATCGCTCTGGTGGGCAGCGTGCTGTTGGTGCCTTCAAACATTCCAGGCCGTGCGAGCGCCAGCCTGAGCGATCAGCTGAAAGTCCTCACTCATCCACGTTTGCTGCTTATCTACGCCGTCACAGCGCTAGGCTACGGAGGTGTGTTCACTGCTTTCACCTTCCTGGCGCCAATGATGCAGGATCTCGCGGGCTTTTCCCCGAGTGCAGTGAGCTGGATTTTGTTGGGCTACGGCATCTCCGTGGCGGTAGGCAATATCTGGGGCGGCAAGCTGGCTGATAAGCACGGCGCAGTGCCGGCTTTAAAATTCATTTTTGCCGCGCTGGTTGTTCTGCTCATGGTGTTCCAGTTCACCGCGTCGATGCAATACGCTGCGCTGGTCACGGTGCTGGTGATGGGGATCTTCGCCTTTGGTAATGTACCCGGGCTGCAGGTGTATGTTGTGCAAAAAGCTGAACTTTATACGCCAAACGCAGTGGACGTAGCCTCTGGTCTGAACATCGCCGCGTTTAACATCGGTATCGCCCTCGGTTCCGTCATCGGTGGTCAGACGGTAGAACATTTTGGCCTGACGCAAACGCCGTGGATTGGGGCAGTGATTGTTCTCGTCGCTTTCCTGCTGATTGGGGTCAGCGGGCGCCTTGATAAACCGGCCCGAGTAGCGCTGGGATAA
- the metQ gene encoding methionine ABC transporter substrate-binding lipoprotein MetQ yields the protein MAFKLKTFAAVGALIGSLALVGCGQDEKDPNHIKVGVIVGAEQQVAEVAQKVAKEKYGLDVELVTFNDYVLPNEALSKGDIDANAFQHKPYLDQQIKDRGYKLVAAGNTFVYPIAGYSKKIKSLDELQPGSQVAIPNDPTNLGRSLLLLQKVGLIKLKDGVGLLPTVLDVTENPKNLKLVELEAPQLPRSLDDAQIALAVINTTYASQIGLTPAKDGIFVEDKDSPYVNLIVTREDNKDAENVKKFVQAYQSDEVYQEANKVFNGGAVKGW from the coding sequence ATGGCGTTTAAATTAAAGACCTTTGCAGCGGTAGGCGCGCTGATCGGCTCTCTGGCACTGGTGGGTTGTGGTCAGGACGAAAAAGATCCAAACCATATCAAAGTGGGCGTTATCGTGGGTGCAGAGCAGCAGGTTGCTGAAGTTGCACAGAAAGTTGCTAAAGAGAAATACGGTCTGGACGTTGAGCTGGTGACCTTCAACGATTACGTTCTGCCGAACGAAGCGCTGAGCAAAGGTGATATCGACGCTAACGCCTTCCAGCACAAACCATACCTGGACCAGCAGATCAAAGACCGTGGCTACAAGCTGGTTGCGGCGGGTAATACCTTCGTTTACCCAATTGCGGGTTACTCCAAGAAGATCAAATCTCTGGACGAACTGCAGCCTGGTTCTCAGGTCGCTATTCCAAACGACCCAACTAACCTTGGCCGTTCCCTGCTGCTGCTGCAGAAGGTTGGTCTGATCAAACTGAAAGACGGCGTCGGTCTGCTGCCAACCGTGCTGGACGTTACCGAAAACCCGAAAAATCTGAAACTGGTTGAGCTGGAAGCACCGCAGCTGCCACGTTCTCTGGACGATGCACAAATTGCTCTGGCGGTTATCAACACCACTTATGCAAGCCAGATTGGCCTGACCCCAGCGAAAGACGGCATCTTCGTTGAAGACAAAGACTCCCCGTACGTTAACCTGATCGTGACTCGCGAAGACAACAAAGACGCGGAAAACGTGAAAAAGTTTG